From a region of the Lactuca sativa cultivar Salinas chromosome 4, Lsat_Salinas_v11, whole genome shotgun sequence genome:
- the LOC111921513 gene encoding nucleoside diphosphate kinase 2, chloroplastic: MESVIMASLSSIRLSSSSSDTRINLSLPTTAVSATSHRHLAAFQSPSHLFSKSLSTRIHATKKKNPNIFLPHLVASMEVEESYIMIKPDGVQRGLVGEIISRFEKKGFKLKGLKLFDCPKDLAEEHYKDLSSKPFFPKLISYITSGPVVCMAWEGVGVVASARKLIGATNPLQAEPGTIRGDLAIQTGRNVVHGSDSPENGKREIALWFKEGELTEWTQVQAPWLIE; encoded by the exons ATGGAGAGCGTAATAATGGCGTCGCTATCGTCAATCCGATTATCATCTTCTTCATCCGACACCAGAATTAACTTATCCTTACCCACCACCGCCGTCTCCGCCACCAGCCACCGTCATCTAGCCGCATTTCAGTCGCCGTCTCATCTTTTCTCCAAATCACTATCGACTCGTATTCATGCAACCAAGAAGAAAAACCCTAACATATTTCTTCCTCATTTGGTCGCTTCCATG GAAGTGGAGGAATCCTATATTATGATTAAGCCCGATGGCGTTCAACGAGGACTC GTGGGAGAGATAATTTCTAGGTTTGAAAAAAAGGGATTCAAATTGAAAGGCTTAAAGCTTTTCGACTGCCCCAAAGATCTAGCAGAG GAACATTATAAGGATTTAAGCTCGAAGCCTTTCTTCCCCAAACTGATTAGCTACATTACATCTGGTCCTGTTGTTTGTATG gcTTGGGAGGGAGTTGGTGTGGTTGCATCAGCACGTAAGTTAATTGGAGCAACAAATCCACTTCAAGCTGAACCGGGTACAATTAGAGGAGATCTTGCAATTCAAACCGGAAG GAATGTGGTTCATGGGAGTGATAGCCCTGAAAATGGGAAGCGGGAGATAG CTTTATGGTTCAAAGAAGGTGAATTAACAGAATGGACACAAGTTCAAGCTCCATGGCTGATAGAATAA
- the LOC111921514 gene encoding uncharacterized protein LOC111921514, protein MLGRVRACSLSSLEVLEMERTPSKLLKDDSHSIYEKTLLKLQQGSHRDLSLIPDESMNTDTSPSMASDEASMKVNASMDSLPSSKEEPHGNLSVLYMFSRYKTSRHDNPNSSDGSNAMEMQNDCSSANTSPSNDS, encoded by the exons ATGTTGGGGAGGGTAAGGGCGTGCTCTTTGAGCTCTCTGGAGGTGTTAGAAATGGAGAGAACTCCTTCTAAGCTTCTCAAAGACGATTCTCACTCCATCTATG AGAAGACACTGCTGAAGCTACAACAAGGTTCTCATCGGGATCTAAGTTTAATTCCTGATGAATCTATGAACACTGATACAAGTCCTTCAATGGCTTCTGATGAAGCATCTATGAAAGTGAATGCTTCCATGGACTCTCTTCCAAGCTCAAAAGAGGAGCCACATGGGAATTTGTCAGTCCTTTACATGTTTTCAAGATACAAAACTTCTCGACATGACAATCCAAATTCATCAGATGGTAGTAATGCCATGGAAATGCAGAATGATTGCTCCTCAGCAAACACATCACCAAGTAATGATTCTTAA